From one Micromonospora siamensis genomic stretch:
- a CDS encoding uracil-xanthine permease family protein, whose translation MTQTPTPPRPGRSPWAVHGDGRSIRPGDVVHPGERLSWPRTVGVGVQHVVAMFGATFTVPLITGFPPATTLFFSGIGTLLFLLITGNRLPSYLGSSFAFIAPVLAAKAGGDIGPALGGIVVAGAALAVVGLVVQLAGARWIDALMPPVVTGAIVALIGLNLAPVAWDGGGSGTGVRAQPLIAVVTLAAILIVTVAFRGFLARLSILLGVVVGWLLAAALGDLDPKAVDALRQADWVGLPQFHAPSFSLRAVVLVIPVILVLIAENAGHVKAVAAMTGRNLDKDMGRAFLGDGLATVLAGSGGGSGTTTYAENIGVMAATRVYSTAAYWVAGVAAVLLGLSPKFGALILTVPAGVLGGATTALYGLIAVLGARIWIENRVDFHDPVNLMTAAVALIVGAANYTVVAGDLSFNGIALGTAAALVIYHGMRLIARLRGTTAESRRGPEPEL comes from the coding sequence ATGACCCAGACCCCCACCCCGCCGCGTCCCGGCAGGTCCCCGTGGGCCGTGCACGGCGACGGCCGGTCGATCCGGCCCGGCGACGTGGTGCACCCCGGCGAGCGGCTCTCCTGGCCGCGTACCGTGGGCGTCGGCGTCCAGCACGTGGTGGCCATGTTCGGCGCCACCTTCACGGTGCCGTTGATCACCGGCTTCCCGCCGGCCACCACACTCTTCTTCTCCGGCATCGGCACGCTGCTCTTCCTGCTGATCACCGGGAACCGGCTGCCGTCGTACCTCGGCTCGTCCTTCGCCTTCATCGCCCCGGTGCTGGCCGCCAAGGCCGGCGGCGACATCGGTCCGGCGCTCGGCGGCATCGTGGTGGCGGGCGCCGCGCTGGCCGTGGTCGGCCTGGTCGTGCAGCTGGCCGGCGCCCGGTGGATCGACGCGCTGATGCCGCCGGTGGTCACCGGCGCCATCGTCGCGCTGATCGGCTTGAACCTGGCCCCGGTGGCCTGGGACGGCGGTGGCAGCGGCACCGGGGTACGCGCCCAGCCGCTGATCGCCGTGGTCACCCTCGCCGCGATCCTGATCGTCACGGTGGCCTTCCGCGGCTTCCTGGCCCGCCTCTCCATCCTGCTCGGGGTGGTGGTCGGCTGGCTGCTCGCCGCCGCCCTCGGCGACCTCGACCCGAAGGCGGTCGACGCGCTGCGGCAGGCCGACTGGGTGGGGCTGCCGCAGTTCCACGCGCCCAGCTTCAGCCTGCGCGCGGTGGTGCTGGTCATCCCGGTGATCCTGGTGCTGATCGCCGAGAACGCCGGGCACGTCAAGGCGGTCGCCGCGATGACCGGCCGCAACCTGGACAAGGACATGGGACGGGCGTTCCTCGGCGACGGCCTGGCCACCGTCCTCGCCGGCTCCGGCGGCGGCTCCGGCACCACCACGTACGCCGAGAACATCGGCGTGATGGCGGCGACCCGGGTCTACTCCACGGCCGCGTACTGGGTGGCCGGGGTGGCCGCCGTGCTGCTCGGGCTCAGCCCGAAGTTCGGCGCGCTGATCCTGACCGTGCCGGCCGGGGTGCTCGGCGGCGCCACCACCGCGTTGTACGGCCTGATCGCCGTCCTCGGCGCCCGGATCTGGATCGAGAACCGGGTCGACTTCCACGACCCGGTCAACCTGATGACCGCCGCCGTGGCGCTGATCGTGGGCGCGGCGAACTACACCGTCGTCGCCGGTGACCTGTCGTTCAACGGCATCGCGCTGGGCACCGCCGCCGCCCTGGTGATCTACCACGGCATGCGGCTGATCGCCCGGCTGCGCGGCACGACCGCCGAGTCCCGGCGCGGCCCCGAGCCGGAACTCTGA
- a CDS encoding alpha-ketoglutarate-dependent dioxygenase AlkB, whose protein sequence is MSDVAYQPSMLDLQDEPGLGPLAGLRRHQLSRGAWVDHLPGWAHGSDAVFDTLLHDVPWRAERRTMYDSEVDVPRLLCWYAGHRPLPHPVLTAARAALSAHYADELGEPFVTAGMCLYRDGRDSVAWHGDTLGRSAHTDTMVAIVSFGSPRPLLLRPRGGGPGLRFPLGHGDLVVMGGSCQRTWEHAIPKTARPVGPRVSVQFRPAGVA, encoded by the coding sequence GTGTCCGACGTCGCGTACCAGCCCTCGATGCTGGATCTGCAGGACGAGCCCGGCCTGGGCCCGCTCGCCGGGCTGCGCCGGCACCAGCTGAGCCGGGGCGCCTGGGTCGACCACCTGCCCGGCTGGGCGCACGGCTCCGACGCCGTCTTCGACACCCTGCTGCACGACGTGCCGTGGCGCGCCGAACGCCGCACCATGTACGACAGCGAGGTCGACGTTCCCCGCCTGCTCTGCTGGTACGCCGGCCACCGGCCGCTCCCCCACCCCGTGCTGACCGCGGCCCGGGCGGCGCTGAGCGCCCACTACGCCGACGAACTGGGCGAGCCGTTCGTCACCGCCGGGATGTGCCTATACCGCGACGGCCGGGACAGCGTGGCCTGGCACGGCGACACCCTCGGCCGCTCCGCGCACACCGACACGATGGTGGCCATCGTCTCGTTCGGTTCGCCTCGCCCGCTGCTGCTGCGGCCCCGCGGCGGCGGCCCGGGCCTGCGCTTTCCCCTCGGCCACGGGGACCTGGTGGTGATGGGTGGCTCCTGCCAGCGCACCTGGGAGCACGCGATCCCCAAGACCGCCCGCCCGGTCGGCCCCCGGGTCAGCGTGCAGTTCCGCCCCGCCGGGGTCGCCTGA